The Raoultibacter phocaeensis genome includes a window with the following:
- the rpsA gene encoding 30S ribosomal protein S1 gives MTEIKNTSVIEFDDISDDQMNQMIDGTLTEFDEGDLVGGTVVKIEHDEVLVDIGFKSEGVIPSRELSIRKDADPSDIVSLGDEIEALVLQKEDKDGRLILSKKRAEYERAWIQVEDKFKAGEVVTGEVIEVVKGGLILDIGLRGFLPASLVDLRRVKDLDMYLGTEIEARVIEMDRNRNNVVLSRRVLLEEGRKNERAEILEKLTKGMRLKGTVSSIVDFGAFVDLGGIDGLVHISELSWNHVNHPSEVVKVGDEVEVEVLDVDLQRERISLGLKQTTEDPWIKLVEAYPLGTIVDGKVTKIVPFGAFVELGENVEGLVHISEMSLKHIDSPAQVVHAGDEVKVKVMEINPERRRISLSMKAAAEELGFEIEVDESVVVEEKPAKKKAEKPAEEAPKAEAEAEAEAPAAE, from the coding sequence TTGACCGAAATTAAGAACACGTCCGTTATCGAGTTCGACGACATCTCCGATGATCAGATGAACCAGATGATCGATGGCACGCTGACCGAGTTCGACGAGGGCGATCTGGTCGGTGGTACGGTCGTAAAGATCGAGCACGACGAGGTGCTCGTCGACATTGGGTTCAAGAGCGAGGGCGTCATTCCTTCCCGCGAACTCTCCATTCGCAAAGATGCCGATCCTTCCGACATCGTGAGCCTCGGCGACGAGATCGAAGCGCTCGTGTTGCAGAAGGAAGACAAAGACGGACGTCTTATCCTTTCCAAGAAGCGTGCCGAGTACGAGCGCGCATGGATTCAGGTCGAAGATAAGTTCAAGGCTGGCGAAGTGGTTACCGGCGAGGTCATCGAAGTCGTCAAGGGCGGCCTTATCCTCGACATCGGCCTGCGCGGCTTTTTGCCGGCATCGCTTGTCGACCTTCGCCGCGTGAAGGATCTCGACATGTACCTCGGCACCGAGATCGAGGCTCGCGTCATCGAGATGGACCGCAACCGCAACAACGTCGTGCTGTCCCGCCGCGTGCTTTTGGAGGAGGGCCGCAAGAACGAGCGCGCCGAGATCCTCGAGAAGCTCACGAAGGGCATGCGCCTCAAGGGCACTGTTTCCTCGATCGTCGACTTCGGCGCATTCGTCGACCTCGGCGGAATCGACGGCCTCGTGCACATCTCCGAGCTTTCGTGGAACCACGTCAACCATCCCTCCGAAGTCGTCAAAGTGGGCGACGAGGTGGAGGTCGAGGTGCTCGACGTCGATCTGCAACGCGAGCGCATTTCGCTCGGCCTCAAGCAGACCACCGAGGATCCGTGGATCAAGCTCGTCGAAGCCTATCCGCTCGGCACCATCGTCGACGGCAAGGTTACGAAGATCGTTCCGTTCGGCGCGTTCGTGGAACTCGGCGAGAACGTCGAAGGCCTCGTGCACATCTCCGAAATGTCGCTGAAGCACATCGATTCGCCCGCTCAGGTCGTGCATGCCGGCGACGAGGTCAAGGTCAAGGTCATGGAGATCAACCCCGAGCGTCGTCGCATTTCCCTGTCGATGAAGGCCGCTGCCGAAGAGCTCGGTTTCGAGATCGAAGTCGACGAGAGCGTCGTTGTGGAGGAGAAGCCG
- a CDS encoding cell wall-binding repeat-containing protein, which yields MDTATASVLTVKQRFLGRCLRAFLAITLAVGMVPSAFAFADTEQGEAASVDDGGFTDVEASESDDLSLELLESTELLETAPLRSDAVVRANLVLLVKFKGDTEGDLGTTGADAGFNGQYTYNGLRTRWEYLQARIDSDTRSQHQAPPFRYSIRTFSNGAYDVKSYFPQTNESDGTVNYIELDNEASYYVDKDDTMISEALEKFNKANPGFDASALDVDKDGFVDNLLLIPAVEASGTFTSHKSISDMKPSVGAGGGKQVSLYNIIEAHTEQNGLVMDTFKEGTAVHEYLHTLNARDYYRSSDTPGADVPVGIWDVMAVSVMHSWPLALTRQTAGWCSIPEVAAEGTYTLHTAAEVGSPEGQAADKKQAVIVKTPASASEYFVIEYRRKSSENFSFDSKIGGSGAIVYRVNERYAEEGNITSSGDYVYVFREGETGMANGRPNGAGDVTHAQVSTVAYAAGNRTAVGTTDMAKGLADGAICYSDGQNSGLVVEAIDQTDDSITIKVSHADWSGGEYWQETVDVSSGTVPFGAVHNPAVATATDGVNVYMVAEDQQEGRSRVWKYDTAAATWTQCGQELVGLSGVSLTWFGGSLFAVGSAEAAKTVQLRRFDGGSWVEVASTPATATRASYPGVTVSGDALYVLADSGGEHTKVYRFVGASLIQQGGEVLSGAAMNSVVFDLGGNPAVVLANTGSSQWETGVYSEVGGTWAKTATIGQSAASVLSVASSGDGAYAFAHQSTADGSKAYLATLGANGSLSAVEELAGEAASVAALSGSLATDGSHLYLSGANGSGAVAACAAPVSNPSQMAPFGSQVYRSGLGVSSVIASGTVYCAVADANGSSVAVRMRDALPGAVVPDPGPDPDPNPDPNPIPNPDPTPDPNPNPNPNPTPPPAQKAETELSGTTRIGTAIAIARTTYSSEKPKGIIVARSDNFPDALAASTLSGAQGYPILLNPTGWLDPEVRAYASGLRDSIREVILIGDANALSKTGVEAQLKKLLPSASVKRIGGVDRIQTAALIRSEAKRAGAAGRTAVIARSDNFPDALSISPYCAATGALLYLVKPGSSLDAQTVRELTGFDQVLIVGDSHAVSSKVEAALKAKAVKVKRLAGGVGNGYDKSRYGTSAAIADWVVKESGSGFGYSGVVFATGKNFPDALAGGPLCGKLRYPIVLVDAGAYSAVDAVAASGKPNALYWLGSAYTLSTSVRKNIKAILKY from the coding sequence ATGGATACAGCGACCGCCTCCGTGTTGACCGTGAAGCAGCGGTTTCTCGGCAGATGCTTACGTGCTTTTCTTGCGATAACCCTAGCGGTCGGGATGGTGCCTTCCGCATTTGCGTTCGCCGATACCGAGCAAGGCGAAGCGGCTAGCGTGGACGACGGTGGCTTTACGGACGTCGAAGCGTCTGAAAGCGACGACCTGAGCCTTGAGCTCCTCGAGAGCACCGAGCTGTTGGAAACCGCACCGCTTCGCAGCGATGCAGTTGTTCGAGCGAACCTCGTGCTGCTCGTGAAGTTCAAGGGCGATACCGAGGGCGATCTAGGTACGACGGGTGCCGATGCCGGGTTCAACGGCCAGTATACCTACAACGGCTTGCGTACCCGGTGGGAATACTTGCAGGCGCGGATCGATTCCGATACGAGATCTCAGCACCAAGCTCCGCCGTTTCGGTACTCCATTCGAACCTTCTCGAACGGTGCCTACGATGTGAAAAGCTATTTTCCCCAAACGAACGAGTCTGACGGTACGGTGAACTACATCGAGCTCGATAACGAGGCGTCGTACTACGTGGACAAGGACGACACGATGATCTCGGAAGCGCTCGAAAAATTCAACAAGGCCAACCCGGGTTTCGATGCCTCGGCGCTCGATGTCGACAAGGACGGCTTTGTCGACAACCTGCTGCTCATTCCCGCCGTCGAGGCAAGCGGTACGTTCACCTCCCATAAGTCGATAAGCGACATGAAGCCCTCGGTTGGCGCGGGGGGAGGTAAGCAGGTTTCTCTCTACAACATCATCGAAGCGCACACCGAGCAAAACGGGCTTGTGATGGACACCTTCAAGGAAGGTACGGCCGTGCACGAGTACCTGCACACCTTGAATGCGCGCGACTACTATCGATCCAGCGATACGCCGGGAGCCGATGTGCCGGTGGGCATCTGGGACGTTATGGCGGTTTCGGTCATGCACTCGTGGCCGTTGGCGCTCACGAGGCAGACCGCTGGCTGGTGCTCGATCCCCGAGGTGGCTGCCGAGGGAACCTACACCCTACATACTGCGGCCGAAGTTGGATCTCCCGAGGGACAGGCGGCGGACAAAAAGCAGGCGGTCATCGTCAAGACACCCGCTTCGGCATCCGAATACTTCGTCATCGAATACCGTCGGAAATCAAGCGAGAATTTCAGCTTCGATTCGAAAATCGGCGGGTCGGGGGCCATCGTGTACCGCGTGAACGAACGCTACGCCGAAGAGGGGAATATCACTTCGAGCGGCGATTACGTGTACGTGTTCCGCGAAGGTGAAACCGGCATGGCGAACGGGCGCCCGAACGGCGCAGGCGACGTTACTCATGCCCAGGTGAGTACGGTGGCGTACGCGGCAGGCAACCGAACCGCCGTTGGAACGACCGACATGGCGAAGGGCTTGGCCGATGGGGCGATCTGCTATTCCGACGGGCAGAACTCGGGGCTTGTGGTGGAGGCAATCGATCAGACGGACGACTCCATCACGATCAAAGTGAGCCACGCCGATTGGTCGGGCGGCGAGTACTGGCAGGAAACCGTTGACGTATCGAGCGGCACGGTGCCGTTCGGCGCGGTACACAACCCTGCGGTCGCTACGGCAACCGACGGCGTGAACGTGTACATGGTTGCGGAAGATCAGCAGGAAGGCCGCAGTCGCGTGTGGAAGTACGATACCGCCGCCGCAACGTGGACGCAATGCGGACAAGAGCTTGTCGGGCTGAGCGGTGTTTCCCTTACCTGGTTCGGGGGATCGCTTTTCGCAGTCGGTAGTGCTGAGGCTGCGAAAACGGTGCAGCTGAGACGTTTCGACGGCGGTTCGTGGGTCGAGGTGGCGAGCACGCCTGCGACTGCCACGAGGGCTTCCTATCCAGGGGTGACAGTATCGGGGGACGCGCTGTACGTGCTTGCGGATAGCGGAGGCGAGCACACCAAAGTGTACAGGTTTGTGGGCGCGTCCCTCATCCAGCAGGGCGGCGAGGTGCTCAGCGGAGCCGCTATGAACTCCGTCGTGTTCGATCTTGGAGGTAATCCTGCGGTTGTGCTGGCAAACACCGGTTCTTCACAATGGGAAACGGGCGTCTACAGCGAGGTCGGCGGAACATGGGCTAAGACCGCTACGATTGGGCAGAGCGCCGCATCGGTGCTCAGCGTTGCATCGTCGGGCGATGGTGCGTATGCGTTCGCCCACCAATCGACGGCGGACGGGAGCAAGGCCTATCTCGCGACGCTCGGCGCGAACGGATCGCTTTCGGCCGTCGAGGAGCTTGCCGGGGAAGCCGCCTCGGTTGCCGCCTTGTCGGGCAGCCTTGCAACCGATGGAAGCCATCTCTACCTTTCGGGCGCTAACGGCAGCGGCGCGGTAGCCGCCTGCGCGGCACCGGTGAGCAATCCGAGCCAGATGGCTCCATTCGGCAGCCAGGTGTACCGAAGCGGCCTCGGTGTTTCGAGCGTTATCGCCAGCGGTACGGTATATTGCGCGGTTGCCGATGCGAACGGCAGCTCGGTCGCAGTTCGCATGCGCGACGCCTTGCCTGGGGCCGTCGTTCCCGATCCCGGCCCGGATCCCGATCCGAACCCCGATCCCAATCCAATCCCTAATCCGGACCCCACGCCGGACCCCAACCCCAACCCCAATCCCAATCCCACGCCTCCGCCGGCGCAGAAGGCGGAAACGGAGCTCTCCGGCACGACCCGCATCGGTACGGCTATCGCAATCGCCCGTACCACGTATTCAAGCGAGAAGCCGAAGGGCATCATCGTCGCGCGGTCCGATAACTTTCCCGATGCGCTGGCCGCTTCGACGCTTTCGGGCGCTCAAGGCTATCCCATTCTGCTCAACCCGACCGGATGGCTCGATCCCGAGGTGCGGGCGTACGCAAGCGGTCTGCGCGATTCAATTCGTGAGGTCATTCTGATCGGCGATGCGAACGCGCTGTCTAAAACCGGTGTTGAGGCGCAGCTGAAAAAGCTCCTGCCGTCCGCTTCGGTGAAAAGGATAGGGGGAGTAGACCGCATTCAAACCGCCGCGTTGATTCGAAGCGAAGCGAAGCGCGCAGGTGCTGCGGGCAGAACGGCTGTGATCGCCCGGTCCGACAACTTCCCCGATGCGCTGTCCATTTCGCCGTACTGCGCCGCAACGGGCGCGTTGCTCTATCTCGTGAAACCCGGATCGTCTCTCGATGCGCAAACCGTGCGGGAGCTTACCGGTTTCGACCAGGTGCTCATCGTGGGCGATTCCCATGCGGTGTCGTCGAAGGTCGAGGCGGCGCTCAAGGCGAAGGCGGTGAAGGTCAAACGACTTGCAGGCGGCGTCGGCAACGGATATGACAAGAGCCGCTACGGCACTTCGGCGGCGATAGCCGATTGGGTCGTCAAGGAGTCCGGTTCGGGGTTCGGCTACAGCGGGGTCGTGTTCGCCACCGGCAAGAACTTCCCCGACGCGCTTGCCGGTGGGCCGCTCTGCGGCAAGCTCCGCTATCCTATTGTCTTGGTCGATGCAGGCGCTTATTCGGCGGTGGATGCGGTGGCTGCAAGCGGAAAGCCGAACGCGCTGTACTGGCTCGGCTCCGCCTATACGCTTTCGACAAGTGTGAGGAAGAACATCAAAGCAATACTGAAATACTGA